One Syngnathoides biaculeatus isolate LvHL_M chromosome 4, ASM1980259v1, whole genome shotgun sequence DNA window includes the following coding sequences:
- the lrrc8ab gene encoding volume-regulated anion channel subunit LRRC8A, which yields MIPITELRYFVDTQPAYRILKPWWDVFTDYISIVMLMISVFGGTLQVTQDKMICLPCKWVVDQTCKKNLNSTFTTPLSWEPKGIQYDLDRHQYNYVDAVCYETRLHWFAKYFPYLVLLHTLIFLACSNFWFKFPRTSSKLEHFVSILLKCFDSPWTTRALSETVVEESDPKPMKMNGSMEHKESVISEDVEASVPMLQRTKTRLEQGIVDRTETGVLDKKEGEQAKALFEKVKKFRIHVEEGDIVYRLYIRQTIIKVIKFILIICYTGYYVNDIKFSVDCNVDIESLTGYSVYRCAHPLATLFKILACFYISLVVVYGFICMYTLCWMLRRSLKKYSFESIREESSYSDIPDVKNDFAFMLHMIDQYDPLYSKRFAVFLSEVSENKLRQLNLNNEWTLDKLKQRITKNSQEKLELHLFMLSGIPDTVFDLMELEVLKLELIPDVTIPPIIAQLVNLREMWLYHTPAKIEAPALAFLRENLKSLHIKFTDIKEIPLWIYSLKNLSELHLTGNLSAENNRYIVIDGLRELKRLKVLRLKSNLTKLPQVVTDVGMHLQKLSVNNEGTKLMVLNSLKKMVNLTELELIRCDLERIPHSIFSLHNLQEIDLKDNNLKTIEEIISFQHLHRLVCLKLWYNQIAYIPIQIGTLINLEKLYLNRNKIEKIPSQLFYCRKLRFLDLSHNNLTNIPPDIGSLQNLQYLAVTANRIESLPNELFQCKKLRTLNLGNNCLQSLPSRFGELTGLTQLELRGNRLECLPVELAECRQLKRTGLVVEEDLFNTLPTEVKEQLWRTDKEQI from the exons ATGATCCCCATCACTGAACTGCGGTACTTTGTGGACACTCAGCCAGCCTACCGCATCTTGAAACCGTGGTGGGACGTGTTCACGGACTATATCTCCATCGTTATGCTCATGATCTCGGTGTTTGGGGGGACTCTGCAGGTCACCCAAGACAAGATGATCTGCTTGCCCTGCAAGTGGGTGGTCGATCAGACCTGTAAGAAAAACTTAAATTCCACATTCACTACACCTTTGTCGTGGGAGCCCAAAGGAATCCAGTATGATTTGGACCGGCACCAGTACAACTATGTAGACGCCGTGTGCTATGAGActagattgcactggtttgccAAGTATTTCCCGTACCTGGTGTTACTCCATACCCTTATTTTCCTGGCCTGTAGCAACTTTTGGTTCAAGTTCCCCCGCACTAGCTCCAAACTAGAGCATTTTGTTTCCATCTTACTGAAGTGCTTCGACTCACCGTGGACCACGAGGGCTCTGTCAGAAACGGTGGTTGAAGAAAGTGATCCGAAACCCATGAAAATGAACGGCTCAATGGAGCACAAGGAGTCTGTGATCAGCGAAGATGTGGAAGCCAGTGTTCCTATGCTCCAGAGGACAAAGACACGCCTTGAGCAGGGTATTGTTGACCGAACGGAGACGGGGGTTTTGGATAAGAAGGAAGGCGAACAGGCAAAAGCTCTGTTTGAAAAAGTCAAGAAGTTCCGAATACACGTGGAAGAAGGAGACATCGTGTACAGGCTGTACATTCGTCAGACTATTATCAAGGTCATCAAATTTATCTTGATAATCTGCTACACGGGGTATTATGTGAACGATATTAAGTTCAGCGTGGACTGCAATGTTGATATAGAGAGTCTGACTGGTTACAGCGTATATCGCTGTGCTCATCCATTGGctacactttttaaaatcttgGCCTGTTTTTACATTAGCTTAGTGGTGGTGTACGGCTTCATCTGCATGTATACGCTTTGCTGGATGCTCCGACGCTCTCTCAAGAAGTATTCGTTTGAGTCGATACGAGAAGAGAGCAGCTACAGTGACATACCAGATGTTAAAAACGACTTTGCATTCATGTTGCATATGATAGATCAGTATGACCCACTGTACTCCAAGCGCTTTGCCGTGTTCCTCTCAGAAGTGAGCGAAAACAAACTGAGGCAGCTCAACCTCAACAATGAGTGGACGCTGGACAAGCTCAAGCAGAGGATAACTAAGAACTCTCAAGAGAAGTTGGAGCTGCACCTTTTCATGCTAAGTGGCATTCCAGACACAGTATTTGACCTGATGGAGCTGGAGGTTCTCAAATTGGAGCTTATACCGGATGTGACTATTCCGCCGATAATCGCTCAGCTCGTCAATCTGAGGGAGATGTGGCTTTACCACACCCCGGCCAAAATTGAAGCTCCGGCGTTGGCTTTTTTGCGGGAGAATTTGAAGTCACTCCACATCAAATTCACAGATATCAAAGAGATTCCTTTGTGGATTTACAGTTTGAAGAATCTCAGTGAGCTTCATCTGACCGGGAATCTGAGCGCTGAGAACAACCGCTACATTGTCATCGATGGGCTGAGGGAGCTCAAAAGGCTCAAAGTTCTCCGTCTAAAGAGCAATCTCACCAAGCTGCCTCAGGTGGTGACCGACGTAGGCATGCACCTCCAGAAGCTGTCAGTCAATAACGAAGGCACCAAGCTAATGGTGCTCAACAGCTTAAAGAAAATGGTCAATCTGACGGAACTAGAGCTGATCCGCTGTGATCTCGAGCGCATACCACACTCCATCTTCAGCTTGCACAACTTGCAGGAGATCGATTTGAAAGACAACAACCTGAAGACCATCGAGGAGATCATCAGTTTCCAGCACCTGCACAGGCTGGTCTGCCTTAAACTCTGGTATAATCAGATTGCCTATATCCCCATTCAGATTGGCACGCTGATCAACTTGGAGAAACTCTACCTGAACAGAAACAAGATTGAGAAGATTCCCAGCCAGTTGTTTTATTGTCGCAAGCTTCGCTTTCTGGACCTGAGCCATAACAACTTAACCAATATCCCACCTGACATTGGCTCCTTGCAGAACCTTCAGTACCTTGCTGTGACTGCCAATCGG ATCGAGAGCCTGCCCAATGAGCTCTTCCAGTGCAAGAAATTGCGTACTTTGAACCTGGGCAACAACTGCTTGCAGTCTCTGCCGTCACGCTTCGGCGAGCTGACCGGACTGACGCAACTTGAGCTGAGAGGCAACCGTCTGGAGTGTCTGCCCGTGGAGCTGGCCGAATGCCGGCAGCTAAAGAGAACTGGTCTTGTTGTGGAGGAAGACCTCTTTAACACGCTTCCAACAGAGGTCAAAGAACAGTTGTGGAGGACGGATAAGGAGCAGATCTGA
- the ppil3 gene encoding peptidyl-prolyl cis-trans isomerase-like 3 isoform X1, with amino-acid sequence MSPELVIRVDVFTRTFLGDTPPLSPIAIFKMAVTLHTDLGDIKIEIFCERAPKACENFLALCASGFYKGCIFHRNIKGFMVQTGDPTGTGKGGTSIWGRKFEDEFSEHLKHNVRGVVSMANNGPNTNGSQFFFTYAKQPHLDMKYTVFGKIIDGLEALDELEKLPVHEKTFRPLTETRIKDVTIHANPFAG; translated from the exons ATGTCCCCGGAATTAGTCATCCGAGTAGATGTATTCACACGGACCTTTTTGGGCGACACACCCCCTCTGTCGCCAATCGCAATATTTAAAATG GCTGTTACTCTTCACACCGATTTAGGGGacataaaaattgaaatattctGTGAACGCGCTCCGAAAGCTTGCGAG AACTTTCTCGCCCTGTGCGCCAGCGGCTTCTACAAAGGGTGTATCTTCCACCGAAACATTAAAGGCTTCATGGTGCAAACTGGGGACCCAACAG GCACCGGCAAAGGAGGAACTAGCATATGGGGCCGTAAGTTTGAAGATGAGTTCAGTGAACATTTAAAA CATAATGTTAGAGGAGTGGTCTCCATGGCAAATAATGGTCCAAACACCAATGGCTCCCAGTTTTTCTTCACGTACGCCAAGCAGCCTCATCTGGACATGAAATATACTGTGTTTGgaaa GATTATTGATGGCTTAGAAGCGCTGGATGAGCTGGAGAAACTCCCCGTGCATGAAAAAACTTTCCGACCGTTGACTGAAACTCGCATTAAGGATGTAACCATTCATGCCAACCCCTTTGCTGGGTAG
- the LOC133498848 gene encoding 3-oxoacyl-[acyl-carrier-protein] reductase FabG-like, protein MSASGDAFKVSSLKGKVTLITGASSGIGAGTSVLFAKLGAVLALNGRNLESLQKVAKECKECSGGVEPLLVAGDLTDEDTVKKIVSEVMVRFGRLDVLVNNAGILAMGGIETSDLATYDRVMDINVRSVYHLTQLCVPLLIKTKGSIVNVSSITGMRPVPGILAYCMSKSVIDQFTRCVALELASKQVRVNSVSPGVVATNVFKSAGLDEKQNAKLLEQCKQIYALGRPGEVDEVAHTIAFLASDAASFITAVNLPVDGGYHAMSPKETLTV, encoded by the exons ATGTCGGCCTCTGGTGACGCttttaaa GTTTCTTCCCTGAAGGGAAAAGTGACGCTGATCACAGGCGCCAGCTCAGGTATCGGTGCAGGTACCTCGGTCCTGTTTGCCAAGCTGGGAGCTGTGCTGGCTCTCAATGGCAGAAATCTGGAAAGTTTGCAGAAGGTGGCCAAGGAGTGCAAAGAATGTAGTGGAGGAGTTGAG CCCTTGCTTGTGGCTGGCGACCTGACAGACGAAGACACCGTGAAGAAGATCGTGTCAGAGGTCATGGTGCGTTTCGGCCGACTGGACGTCCTGGTGAACAACGCTGGAATCCTGGCCATGGGCGGCATCGAGACCTCAGACCTTGCAACGTACGACAGGGTCATGGACATCAATGTCAG ATCTGTGTACCACCTGACCCAACTCTGTGTGCCTCTCCTGATCAAGACGAAAGGCTCCATTGTCAATGTTTCCAGTATCACTGGAATGAGACCG GTCCCTGGCATCCTGGCCTACTGTATGTCCAAATCTGTCATTGACCAATTCACTCGCTGCGTCGCTCTGG AATTGGCTTCGAAGCAAGTTAGAGTCAACTCTGTGAG TCCCGGTGTAGTCGCCACCAATGTGTTCAAGAGCGCAGGACTGGATGAGAAGCAGAATGCTAAG CTCCTTGAACAGTGCAAGCAGATTTATGCACTTGGGCGACCGGGCGAAGTGGATGAGGTGGCCCACACCATCGCCTTCCTGGCATCAGACGCCGCTAGTTTCATTACTGCAGTCAACCTCCCCGTTGATGGCGGCTACCATGCCATGAGTCCAAAAGAAACATTAACTGTGTAA
- the zgc:101858 gene encoding 3-oxoacyl-[acyl-carrier-protein] reductase FabG, which produces MASGDAYKVCSLKGKVTLITGASSGIGAGTAVLFAKLGAVLALNGRDVDSLKKVAKECKECAGGSEPLLVPGDLTDESTVRSTVEAVIARLGRLDVLVNSAGILAMGGIETSDLATYDRVMNINVRSVYHLTQLCVPHLVETKGSIVNVSSVNGQRSFPGVLAYCMSKSAIDQFTRCVALELAAKQVRVNSVCPGVIITEVHKRAGLDEEQYAKFLEKCKQTHALGRAGEVDEVAQSIAFLASDAASFITGVNLPIDGGRHAMCPR; this is translated from the exons ATGGCATCCGGCGACGCTTATAAA GTGTGTTCCCTGAAGGGAAAAGTGACGCTGATCACAGGCGCCAGCTCAGGTATCGGTGCAGGTACTGCGGTCCTGTTTGCCAAGCTGGGAGCTGTGCTGGCTCTCAATGGCAGAGATGTGGACAGTCTAAAGAAAGTGGCCAAGGAGTGCAAAGAGTGTGCCGGAGGATCTGAG CCCTTGCTCGTGCCCGGCGACCTGACAGACGAGAGCACGGTGAGGAGTACGGTGGAGGCGGTCATCGCGCGCCTCGGCCGACTGGACGTCCTGGTGAACAGCGCCGGAATCCTGGCCATGGGCGGCATCGAGACGTCCGACCTGGCGACGTACGACAGGGTCATGAACATCAATGTCAG GTCTGTGTACCACCTGACCCAACTCTGCGTGCCCCATCTCGTGGAGACCAAAGGCTCCATCGTCAATGTATCCAGCGTCAATGGACAGAGATCG TTCCCTGGCGTCCTGGCCTATTGTATGTCCAAGTCTGCCATTGACCAATTCACTCGCTGTGTCGCTTTGG AACTGGCGGCGAAGCAAGTTCGAGTCAACTCCGTGTG TCCTGGCGTGATCATCACCGAAGTGCACAAGAGAGCAGGACTGGATGAGGAGCAATATGCTAAG TTCCTAGAAAAGTGCAAGCAGACTCACGCACTTGGGCGAGCGGGCGAAGTGGACGAGGTGGCCCAAAGCATTGCCTTCCTGGCATCGGACGCTGCCAGTTTCATCACCGGCGTCAACCTCCCCATCGACGGGGGGCGCCATGCTATGTGTCCACGATAA
- the ppil3 gene encoding peptidyl-prolyl cis-trans isomerase-like 3 isoform X2 yields the protein MSPELVIRVDVFTRTFLGDTPPLSPIAIFKMNFLALCASGFYKGCIFHRNIKGFMVQTGDPTGTGKGGTSIWGRKFEDEFSEHLKHNVRGVVSMANNGPNTNGSQFFFTYAKQPHLDMKYTVFGKIIDGLEALDELEKLPVHEKTFRPLTETRIKDVTIHANPFAG from the exons ATGTCCCCGGAATTAGTCATCCGAGTAGATGTATTCACACGGACCTTTTTGGGCGACACACCCCCTCTGTCGCCAATCGCAATATTTAAAATG AACTTTCTCGCCCTGTGCGCCAGCGGCTTCTACAAAGGGTGTATCTTCCACCGAAACATTAAAGGCTTCATGGTGCAAACTGGGGACCCAACAG GCACCGGCAAAGGAGGAACTAGCATATGGGGCCGTAAGTTTGAAGATGAGTTCAGTGAACATTTAAAA CATAATGTTAGAGGAGTGGTCTCCATGGCAAATAATGGTCCAAACACCAATGGCTCCCAGTTTTTCTTCACGTACGCCAAGCAGCCTCATCTGGACATGAAATATACTGTGTTTGgaaa GATTATTGATGGCTTAGAAGCGCTGGATGAGCTGGAGAAACTCCCCGTGCATGAAAAAACTTTCCGACCGTTGACTGAAACTCGCATTAAGGATGTAACCATTCATGCCAACCCCTTTGCTGGGTAG